The proteins below are encoded in one region of Bremerella sp. P1:
- a CDS encoding class I SAM-dependent methyltransferase, with the protein MSSSSSRPSWQLPDGVTRGSLDYIESAAIADGYDEDLAFGSDFQFDEQVVAEFIPATGLVADLGCGTARALIPLVRRGNRGLAVDLSEDMLRIVAEKAKQEGLDIECLQANLVELEAIADQSVDHAICMFSTLGMIKGAAYRKQFLDHVHRILKPGGKFVVHVHNFWFNFFEPDGAIWIASHLVKAKFTRGMERGDKYYRYRGIPNFFLHVFSRSEFAKSLSSSNFHVNRLVPLRMDRQAELTQPWFFGNWRASGWIALCEKSP; encoded by the coding sequence ATGAGTTCATCTTCCTCAAGACCATCCTGGCAGCTCCCTGACGGCGTCACGAGAGGTTCCCTTGACTACATCGAGTCGGCTGCGATCGCAGACGGGTACGACGAAGACCTTGCCTTTGGCAGCGACTTTCAATTCGACGAACAAGTTGTAGCCGAATTCATTCCAGCGACGGGTCTCGTCGCAGACTTGGGGTGCGGAACGGCCCGCGCATTAATTCCCTTGGTTCGCCGTGGAAACCGCGGACTCGCTGTCGATCTTTCAGAGGATATGCTGCGTATCGTCGCCGAAAAGGCTAAGCAGGAGGGCCTCGATATCGAGTGCCTTCAAGCCAACCTGGTGGAACTCGAGGCGATTGCCGACCAATCGGTTGACCATGCCATTTGTATGTTCAGCACCCTGGGGATGATCAAAGGAGCCGCCTACCGCAAGCAGTTCCTCGACCATGTCCATCGCATCCTCAAACCGGGCGGAAAGTTTGTCGTGCACGTCCATAACTTCTGGTTCAATTTCTTTGAGCCAGACGGAGCGATCTGGATCGCATCCCACTTGGTTAAAGCGAAGTTTACCCGCGGGATGGAGCGAGGAGACAAGTACTATCGCTATCGAGGAATCCCCAACTTCTTCCTACACGTTTTCAGTCGCTCGGAATTCGCCAAGTCATTAAGCTCAAGCAACTTCCATGTGAATCGACTCGTTCCACTTCGCATGGATCGACAAGCCGAGCTTACTCAGCCCTGGTTCTTCGGCAACTGGCGAGCCAGCGGCTGGATTGCGTTATGCGAGAAATCGCCGTAG
- a CDS encoding M56 family metallopeptidase: MWSVLQSPLGMKLTFVLLHFVWQATVLYCAWRLISTLTPFKTPQTRYCGALATLLLILICPAITFGLLDIRDMPTMEFFAEDPLALVALESTSEKEAIGVVSEQSTTQDLLIAAREDASYSLSNVAYLMVQIQPFLMLVWTAGVIILGFRLCISYLGTVWLRRVGLVSVDSDLLVRYAELATRLNLLYLPPIAFSRRVTQAMTVGLLRPMVLLPAAWATEISPEILEAVLSHELAHIRRQDLWINFLQRVAETIFFYHPVVWWISAEIRREREVCCDEMAIEVLGQRLHYAKSLEQVATWQLDHSNGMLAASFLGETQGQLLGRVRQILGISTPQAGERSWPAGLVLMFIPMLLWATSAIFWSESASQANAEEVVAPASDVVEEEDPLPLRPHPPHPHQHVDHPHQHVDHPHQHVDHPRGHHHPLGHRHPLERLLDDIEQSLPSDDDVQQDDAVAPDDQSVIEVLHELREEVRQLRQQVRELKDHHDRRPPPPHHHPPHDRPIHPHPKDDLDW, encoded by the coding sequence ATGTGGAGCGTGCTGCAAAGCCCCTTGGGTATGAAACTGACCTTCGTTTTGCTGCACTTTGTGTGGCAAGCGACGGTTCTTTATTGTGCTTGGCGCCTCATAAGCACGCTCACTCCATTCAAGACGCCGCAAACCCGGTACTGTGGTGCCCTGGCGACCTTGCTACTGATTCTTATTTGTCCGGCAATTACCTTCGGTCTGCTCGACATCCGTGACATGCCGACCATGGAGTTCTTCGCCGAAGATCCTTTGGCGCTGGTTGCATTAGAATCGACGAGCGAGAAAGAAGCGATCGGCGTCGTAAGTGAACAAAGCACGACGCAAGATCTGCTGATCGCTGCCCGCGAAGATGCTTCCTATTCCCTTTCAAACGTGGCGTACCTCATGGTGCAGATCCAGCCATTCTTAATGTTGGTTTGGACTGCCGGTGTAATTATCCTCGGCTTTCGACTTTGCATCAGCTATTTGGGCACGGTCTGGCTTCGCCGAGTTGGCCTGGTTTCAGTCGATTCCGACCTGCTGGTGCGGTATGCCGAACTGGCCACACGACTGAACTTGCTGTATCTACCCCCAATTGCATTCTCCCGTCGCGTCACTCAGGCAATGACCGTCGGCCTGTTGCGTCCCATGGTGCTACTGCCGGCGGCGTGGGCGACCGAGATTTCACCAGAGATTCTGGAAGCGGTCCTCTCGCACGAACTAGCTCATATTCGCCGGCAAGACTTATGGATTAACTTCCTCCAGCGCGTCGCTGAGACCATCTTTTTCTATCACCCCGTGGTCTGGTGGATTTCGGCGGAAATCCGACGCGAACGCGAAGTTTGCTGCGATGAAATGGCGATCGAAGTCCTTGGGCAACGTCTCCACTATGCCAAGTCGCTGGAACAAGTTGCTACCTGGCAGCTCGATCATTCCAACGGGATGTTGGCCGCGAGCTTCCTGGGGGAAACTCAAGGGCAACTGCTCGGGCGTGTGCGTCAGATTCTCGGAATCTCGACTCCCCAGGCAGGCGAACGATCGTGGCCGGCTGGATTGGTCTTAATGTTTATCCCCATGCTGCTCTGGGCAACGTCGGCAATCTTCTGGTCAGAGTCCGCTTCGCAAGCGAATGCAGAAGAAGTGGTGGCCCCTGCGAGCGATGTTGTGGAAGAAGAAGATCCTCTCCCACTTCGCCCGCATCCCCCTCACCCACACCAGCATGTTGATCACCCACACCAGCATGTTGATCACCCACACCAGCATGTTGATCACCCACGCGGCCACCATCATCCACTTGGACATCGCCACCCGCTGGAGCGTCTCCTTGATGATATCGAGCAGTCTCTCCCTTCGGACGATGACGTTCAACAAGACGACGCAGTCGCCCCTGATGACCAATCGGTCATCGAAGTCTTACACGAGCTGCGGGAAGAGGTTCGTCAGTTGCGTCAGCAGGTCAGAGAGCTAAAAGATCATCACGATCGTCGGCCTCCGCCGCCACACCATCATCCACCTCACGACCGCCCAATTCACCCACATCCAAAAGATGATTTGGACTGGTAA
- a CDS encoding BlaI/MecI/CopY family transcriptional regulator, whose amino-acid sequence MARPKQETPTTGELEVLKVLWKRGPSTVREVLEELNNEERTRAYTSVMSLMNVMADKGLLDREPLGRAFQYSARRPQEKTLGGIVSDILGRVFEGSAPSLVAHLLEESKPNAVELEQIRKALELYEEENHV is encoded by the coding sequence ATGGCAAGGCCCAAGCAGGAAACCCCTACGACCGGTGAACTGGAAGTCCTCAAAGTCCTTTGGAAACGAGGTCCCAGCACGGTACGTGAAGTTCTGGAAGAACTGAATAACGAAGAACGGACGCGTGCTTACACGTCTGTCATGAGCCTGATGAACGTCATGGCTGACAAAGGTCTCTTGGACCGCGAACCTCTCGGGCGAGCGTTCCAATACTCGGCCAGACGACCTCAAGAGAAAACCCTGGGCGGCATCGTGAGCGATATCCTCGGCCGCGTCTTCGAGGGCTCGGCACCTTCTTTAGTTGCCCATTTGCTGGAGGAATCTAAACCCAATGCGGTAGAATTGGAACAGATTCGTAAGGCTTTGGAACTATACGAGGAGGAGAATCACGTTTGA
- a CDS encoding class I SAM-dependent methyltransferase → MSHQVFHAWDGSEGEIGKLIDAQAPCPISGEHAAIVLCDRDRYGYPLRTVISQATGLVYADPRADDESIDDFYRNTYRRFYKSASKPKWKHTARNAFIAGQRVEMIKTMAFKGEPVLDIGTGSGELLYVGRRSGFEMQGIEVDQAYAQFGRKSYGVKIINTSLRKAVLPDDYFKVVTIFHVLEHLSDPKAALAKVAATLRPGGYVLVEVPNVESLDTRFRQKWHPGHLFHFNCCTLPALAAVCGLETLSVHTCPRKNVVGATLQRPLTPLEDHWQTFVADNFEHTWELLQTQAKQNWHANWFERIGRARQKLTRNLCEWSISLSEANRRKLVDKVTRNRAA, encoded by the coding sequence ATGTCACACCAAGTGTTTCATGCCTGGGATGGATCGGAAGGCGAGATCGGAAAGCTGATCGACGCTCAGGCTCCCTGTCCGATATCTGGGGAACACGCGGCGATCGTGCTCTGCGATCGGGATCGATACGGTTATCCATTGCGAACGGTCATCTCGCAAGCCACAGGCTTGGTCTACGCAGATCCTCGCGCGGACGACGAATCGATTGATGACTTTTATCGCAACACCTATCGTCGCTTCTACAAGTCGGCATCTAAGCCCAAGTGGAAGCATACGGCGCGCAACGCGTTCATCGCAGGCCAGCGGGTCGAAATGATCAAGACGATGGCGTTCAAGGGAGAACCGGTTCTCGACATCGGAACCGGCTCTGGGGAACTGTTGTACGTCGGCCGTCGCAGTGGCTTTGAAATGCAAGGGATCGAGGTCGATCAGGCCTATGCCCAATTTGGCAGGAAGAGCTATGGCGTGAAGATCATCAACACGTCCCTGCGAAAGGCCGTCTTACCAGACGACTACTTCAAAGTGGTCACCATCTTTCACGTTCTAGAGCACTTGTCGGATCCCAAGGCGGCACTCGCCAAGGTTGCGGCAACGCTGAGACCAGGCGGCTATGTTCTGGTTGAAGTTCCCAACGTCGAGTCGCTCGATACTCGCTTCCGCCAGAAATGGCACCCAGGCCATTTGTTCCACTTCAACTGCTGTACCCTTCCGGCATTGGCTGCGGTGTGCGGTTTGGAAACGCTTTCAGTGCATACTTGCCCGCGTAAGAATGTGGTCGGCGCGACGCTACAAAGGCCATTGACGCCGCTTGAGGATCACTGGCAGACATTCGTTGCCGACAACTTCGAGCATACCTGGGAGCTCCTTCAAACCCAGGCCAAACAGAACTGGCATGCGAACTGGTTCGAGCGAATCGGACGAGCTCGCCAGAAGCTGACACGTAACCTTTGTGAATGGTCTATTTCGCTATCTGAGGCGAACCGACGTAAACTGGTCGATAAGGTCACCCGGAACAGAGCCGCTTAG
- the lptB gene encoding LPS export ABC transporter ATP-binding protein: protein MDESTILSAQNLVKTYGRRRVVDGVSYDVKRGEIVGLLGSNGAGKTTSFRMTCGMVTPNEGRVELSGKDVTLWPMFKRCRDGGMGYLAQDSSVFQKLTVEQNLLGVMELLRIDSYHRKMRCEELLERFDITHIRKSKAKSLSGGERRRLEIARCLVSDPEIIMLDEPFTGIDPVTVDSIQLVIRELRDSGISILITDHQAEKTLEIVDRCYVVHRGNILCHGTPDEVVRHPEAVKYYFGNLSRNNFGDRGDMDAAA, encoded by the coding sequence ATGGACGAATCAACGATTCTCTCCGCTCAGAACCTTGTCAAAACCTATGGCCGACGACGCGTCGTCGATGGCGTAAGCTACGACGTGAAGCGTGGCGAAATCGTCGGCCTGTTGGGTTCCAACGGTGCCGGTAAGACCACCAGCTTCCGTATGACCTGCGGCATGGTTACCCCCAACGAAGGCCGAGTGGAACTCAGCGGCAAGGATGTTACGCTGTGGCCAATGTTCAAACGCTGTCGTGACGGCGGCATGGGCTACTTGGCCCAAGATAGCAGTGTCTTCCAGAAACTAACCGTCGAGCAGAACCTACTGGGCGTGATGGAACTGCTGCGAATTGACTCGTACCACCGGAAGATGCGTTGCGAGGAATTGCTGGAACGATTCGATATCACCCACATTCGCAAGTCAAAAGCCAAGAGCCTCTCTGGCGGTGAACGCCGTCGACTGGAAATCGCTCGCTGCCTGGTTTCCGATCCCGAGATCATCATGCTCGACGAACCATTTACCGGGATCGACCCGGTGACCGTCGACAGCATTCAGCTGGTGATTCGCGAACTTCGCGATAGTGGTATCTCCATCCTGATTACCGACCACCAGGCAGAAAAGACGTTGGAAATCGTCGACCGATGCTATGTCGTTCACCGCGGCAACATCCTCTGTCACGGCACGCCTGACGAAGTGGTACGGCACCCCGAAGCGGTTAAGTACTACTTTGGCAACTTGTCGCGAAATAACTTTGGCGACCGTGGGGACATGGATGCGGCAGCCTAG
- the lepB gene encoding signal peptidase I, producing MAKKKRNQSNTGSLKGNDSKSSQQSGDTDHFAVTREFIESLVVAVILALLFRAFEAEAFVIPTGSMATTLLGRHKDVVDEYSGYEYTVGASGEMDRTTNRQYQNVVEAIDPLYHRLTEIGDNPSYSGDRILVSKFAYDFSEPARWDVIVFKYPIEPQTNYIKRLIGLPGETVRIFHGDIYIKKPGETQFSIARKPPSKQLTLNRLIYDTNYPCPILEKAGFPDRLEAYPSETRTDWSKEENGAWTCQPSGKPTWLRYRHVLADNGKTFSYWALAEHNDPIDTQKAREECSQLITDFTAYNTDTVTRYRNHRSSSGLHWVGDLMLECDATVKSEQGVLSLDLVEGGTHFRCDIDVATGKATISTDNPSVKFDHEGTIEAQTSVRGSGTYSLRFANTDDELRLWVNGSLVKFNAPVTYTPQQPVSPKWSPEDPGDLLPVGIGTDSVQMTLDRVRVLRDVYYIADGKQYRHGRDTSTLLDYEVAGHPGWNSPTDDRIMETLTNPETWNTTELFNMRREAVFTLEKGQYFPLGDNSAESQDGRLFPVGHQFVPEHMLIGKALFVYWPHSKNKPVPFFPNFSRMKFIQ from the coding sequence ATGGCCAAGAAAAAACGCAATCAATCGAACACAGGCTCGTTGAAGGGGAACGATTCGAAGTCTTCCCAGCAATCTGGCGATACCGATCACTTTGCCGTCACACGCGAGTTCATCGAATCACTCGTGGTCGCCGTGATCCTGGCTCTGCTGTTTCGCGCCTTTGAAGCCGAAGCGTTTGTCATCCCGACCGGCTCGATGGCGACCACGCTACTTGGCCGCCACAAAGATGTGGTCGATGAATACTCCGGATACGAATACACCGTGGGTGCAAGCGGCGAAATGGACCGCACGACCAATCGTCAATATCAAAACGTCGTCGAGGCGATTGATCCCCTTTACCATCGCCTGACCGAAATCGGCGATAACCCTTCGTACAGCGGCGATCGAATTCTGGTCAGCAAGTTCGCCTACGACTTTTCGGAGCCTGCCCGCTGGGATGTGATTGTCTTTAAATATCCGATTGAACCGCAGACGAACTACATCAAGCGTCTGATCGGTCTTCCCGGAGAGACAGTACGCATCTTTCATGGCGACATATACATCAAAAAACCAGGCGAGACACAATTCAGCATTGCACGGAAACCACCGTCCAAGCAGTTAACATTGAATCGCTTGATCTACGACACCAACTATCCTTGCCCCATCCTGGAGAAGGCCGGATTTCCCGACCGACTCGAGGCCTATCCGTCCGAAACGCGTACCGATTGGTCCAAGGAAGAGAATGGGGCTTGGACGTGTCAACCAAGTGGAAAGCCAACGTGGCTACGTTACCGACATGTGCTGGCTGACAACGGAAAGACGTTCAGCTATTGGGCTCTCGCAGAACATAATGATCCCATCGACACCCAAAAAGCACGTGAAGAGTGCAGCCAGCTAATTACCGACTTCACGGCCTACAACACGGATACCGTTACTCGCTATCGCAATCACCGATCCTCATCCGGACTGCACTGGGTAGGAGACTTGATGCTCGAGTGTGATGCCACGGTCAAGTCTGAACAGGGCGTTCTCTCGCTCGACCTGGTCGAAGGTGGAACCCATTTCCGCTGCGACATCGACGTGGCTACCGGCAAAGCAACCATCTCCACCGACAATCCGTCCGTCAAGTTTGATCACGAAGGAACGATCGAGGCACAGACATCCGTTCGAGGTTCTGGTACCTATTCACTTCGTTTCGCCAACACAGACGACGAACTTCGCTTGTGGGTCAACGGAAGCCTTGTGAAGTTCAACGCACCGGTAACCTACACACCCCAACAGCCCGTATCTCCGAAATGGAGCCCTGAAGACCCTGGCGACTTGCTGCCGGTTGGTATCGGCACCGATTCGGTTCAGATGACGTTAGACCGTGTGCGTGTGCTGCGAGATGTCTATTACATCGCCGACGGAAAACAATACCGTCACGGTCGAGACACCAGCACGCTGCTCGACTACGAAGTGGCCGGTCACCCAGGCTGGAATTCTCCGACGGATGACCGAATCATGGAGACGCTGACCAACCCCGAGACCTGGAACACAACTGAATTGTTCAACATGCGTCGCGAAGCGGTCTTCACGCTCGAGAAAGGGCAATACTTCCCACTGGGTGACAACAGTGCTGAAAGCCAGGATGGCCGACTCTTCCCGGTGGGTCACCAGTTCGTGCCAGAGCACATGCTCATCGGCAAAGCGCTCTTCGTCTATTGGCCTCATTCCAAGAATAAGCCAGTTCCGTTTTTCCCCAACTTCAGCAGGATGAAGTTCATTCAATAA